A segment of the Hyphomicrobiales bacterium genome:
ATCGTGCGTGACATAGACGAATGTCAGGCCGAGCCGCTCGTGCAGGGACTTGATCTCGTACTGCATGCGCTCGCGCAGCTGCTTGTCGAGCGAGCCCAGCGGCTCGTCCATGAGCACGAGGCTGGGCTCGAAAATCAGGGCGCGGGCGAGCGCCACGCGCTGCTGCTGGCCGCCCGACAATTGCGTCGGCATGCGTTCTCCGAGATCGTCCAGGCGAACGATGTCGAGCGCCCGCTTGACCCGCTCATCGCGTTCCGCCTTTGCGACGCCGCGCACCCGCAGCGGAAACACGAGATTGTCGGCGACGGTCAGATGCGGGAAAAGCGCATAGTTCTGGAACACCATGCCGATGCCGCGCTTGTAGGCCGGGACACGCGAAATATCGCGCCCCTCTATGGTGATGGTCCCGCGGGTCGGCACCTCGAAGCCGGCGAGCATCATAAGGGTCGTCGTCTTTCCCGATCCCGAGGGACCCAACAGGGTGATGAACTCGCTGCGGCGGATGTCCAAATTCAGCTCACGGACGACCAGCGCCACCCCGTCATAGGTCTTTTCTACGCCGGCAAACCGGACCAGCGGCGTGGTGTCGATGGATCTCATCCGTGCAATCCCTGGAGCGCCGTCGCGCAGCCTGGTATCAGGCGCCGCAGGCGCTCCCAAAAAACATCCATCCGGGGCCCCCGCAGGGGGTCCGAGTTGCATGCTAGTTCAACGGTGGCATCGGCGCTAGAGCATCAAGTCGTCGCGCCCCCCCCCGTCATTCGGCGCTCCGCCGACGCAAGGGGGAGGCCCTGGATTTTCTGGCGCAATCGGGACGAAACGCCAACGCGGCCCACCGCTTGATGCGGAAGCCTCCGAAGCAACAGGGCCTTGCACCCGCACCTGGCCACCTGCCGCCTCGTCACCGACAAGCTCGGATCCCATGGCGGCGCCCTCCGCAAGCCCGGCGATCGGCGTCTCCAGCGAGATCATGCGGTGTTCGCGAGGCT
Coding sequences within it:
- a CDS encoding ABC transporter ATP-binding protein; translation: MRSIDTTPLVRFAGVEKTYDGVALVVRELNLDIRRSEFITLLGPSGSGKTTTLMMLAGFEVPTRGTITIEGRDISRVPAYKRGIGMVFQNYALFPHLTVADNLVFPLRVRGVAKAERDERVKRALDIVRLDDLGERMPTQLSGGQQQRVALARALIFEPSLVLMDEPLGSLDKQLRERMQYEIKSLHERLGLTFVYVTHDQAEALTMSERIAVFNDGRIEQIAPPRQIYEHPDTTFVAQFIGENNRLLGAVAAVSGGEAEVTLDSGGRVVCEAAPGIAAGERVLVSLRPERVVILKAAAGMPNRFEAVLRDVIYHGDHVRLRLEALGQTDFVVKAPVRELDQARIGMAVTVGWGVRDGRALALAQ